In Legionella israelensis, the genomic window CATCGGTCTTTATAATATTTGTTTAAATTACGGTGAAATGACGGTGTCAGCGGGCATGGCCAGTTTTATCATTGGTTTAATGCCTGTAATGACGATTATCATGTCAGTTTTTTTCTTAAAAGAACAACAAGGGATGGTGGTGTGGTTTGGAGTTGCGGTCAGTTTTTTGGGATTGTTTATTATTATTCTTGGTGAACAAACGCAAGTTCAATTATCAGGAGGTGTGTGGATCATTGTGATCTCGGCATTTACAGGAGCTGTATATTCATTAATGTCAAGACATTATTTACAGCGCTATCATCCTGTCGCTGTGACTTCCTGGATTATATGGGGAGGCACACTGATGCTGATGATGTTTTTTCCTGCATTGGCAGGTGAAATATTGCAGGCTAACTCTCAAGCCACTTTAGCCGTGATTTATATGGGAGTTTTTCCTGCGGCATTAGCTTATGTTGCATGGAGTTATGTTCTGAATCACCTGCCCGCTTCCAATGCTGCAATGTATCTGTACGGTTTGCCGATAGTTTCTACGTTAATGGGATTTATTTTTTTACATGAAATGCCTTCTTTACTCTCCTTTATCGGCGGCTTGATTGCCCTTGCCGGGGCTTTTATCGCGAATCGTTTTCGTTTGTCGCAATCTCTAAAGACCAACCATGCAGCCATCGGTAATATAAGCTCTGCCAAGGTATAATACCGATAATCCCTCCTGCAGTTACCAAAAGGCAGGCAATAATAAGTTCGATGGTGGGTTCAGCCATGCCAAAAAATATCAGAAAACCGATGGAAAGTATTGGATTGCCATAAGATAAAATACTTAATAATTTGAAATCGCCACGTTTGATGCCAAAATCCCAAAAGAAATAGGCTAGACATTGAGTGGTCATTCCCATCATAATGAGAATAATCCATTGGCTTCCTGTAGGGAGATAATGAGGCTCAAAGTAAAAGTGGATGATTAATGAGCAGAGGGCACCAACGCCACAATACATCCCGATCATCTCAACAGGGCTTTTTCCATAGCGGCGGGCCACCAGTGTATAAACAGACCAGACAATGGCGTCAAGAAAAGCTAGAATATAACCAAATAGATACTGGCTATCAAATCCCTGGCCATTTTTGTTGATAAGTACGAAAACACCAGCAAACCCCATAGACGCGGCTATAATATGGCGTAAGCTAAGTTTTTCATCGGGCAATAAGCCTGTAAATAAAATAACAATCACCGGCCAGAGATAATTGATTAAATCTGCTTGTGCAGCAGGAGCATGTTTAAAAGCGGCAAGGTAAAGAAGATCATTGCCGTAAATGCCCAGAAAACCAATAAGCCATAAAAGCCAAGGTTGTTTTAGTTTTGACCATTGTTTGAGAAGAGTAAGTCGGGTAGCGGAAAACAGAAAGCTGACAGTAAATACAATGGTTAAAGTTTCAAAGACAGGAATGTTTTTAATGCGAACGGCAAAAGGAGCAGCAAGGGCCCAGAAAACCAGTGCAGTATATCCTATCCAGGTAGGATACTTCTTGATTTGCATGGTATTGCGTTAAGTTGAGTGTGTTCCTGATTATGGTAGCAATCTTGAATAATATAAGCAAATTTCGCAAAATGATGGGATGCAGTTATACTGTTTATTTATTTTTGATGAATGAGAGTTAACATGGAGCTAGTTGTCGACAATCCGCCTTTTAAATCCTTAATGGAGCCTCTTGATTTGGGCTTTACTCAATTGAAAAATCGCTTGTTAATGGGATCAATGCATACCGGCCTTGAAGAAGATAAGGAAAGCCTGCACCGTTTAGCGATGTTTTATCGAGATAGGGCTTTAGGAGGTGTGGGCTTAATTGTAACCGGCGGTTTTGCCCCTAATCGTTCCGGACGACTTGCGCCATTTTCAGCAAAGCTGACCAATAAAAAGGAGCAGCGACGTCATGAGTTGATCAGCCATACGGTGCATGAGGCAGGAGGGAAAATCGCTCTGCAGATTCTACATGCCGGACGTTATGGATATCATCCTTTTATTGTCGCTCCAAGCGGCTTGAAATCACCAATCAGCCCCTTTAAACCCTGGGTAATGACTCATGCTCGTATCTTAAAAACCATTCAGCATTTTGCTCGTTGTGCCCGCCTGGCCAAAAATGCCGGTTACGATGGCGTAGAAATCATGGGCAGTGAAGGGTATCTGATTAATCAGTTCATTGTTGCTCATACCAACAGGAGGCAGGATGCCTGGGGAGGCAGTTTTGCCAAACGCATGCGTTTTCCTGTTGAAGTGGTGCGCGCTGTACGTGAAGCCGTAGGCGATGATTTTATTATCATTTATCGATTATCCATGTTGGATTTAATTGCAGAGGGCAGCAGTTGGGAAGAAATTGTCAGCCTGGCGAAAGCCATTGAAGAAGCCGGGGCAACGTTAATCAATACCGGTATTGGCTGGCATGAGGCACGCATACCCACCATTGCAACCATGGTTCCAGCGGCAGCATTTGCAGAGGTGACCCGGCGCATTAAACCGGAATTAAATATTCCTGTTATCACCTCAAATCGTATTAATACACCGGAAGTGGCTAATCGGCTTATAGAAGATGGATTTGCGGATATGGTCTCCATGGCTCGTCCTTTCCTGGCTGACGCTCAATTTGCCGAGAAGGCTAAAATTGGCGAAAGCGAAGCCATTAATGTCTGTATCGCTTGTAATCAGGCTTGTCTTGATCAAGTGTTTCAAAATAAAACCGCTTCTTGCTTAGTTAATCCAAGAGCCTGTAACGAGACAGAGTTAGTCTATCAAACGGCACATAAACCTAAAAAAATTGCTGTCGTTGGGGCAGGGCCAGCAGGATTGGCTTTTGCCGCTGTAGCCGCCGAAAGAGGTCATCTGGTGACATTATTTGAAAAAAGCGATGTTCTTGGAGGACAGTTTAACCTGTCAAAGCGCATTCCTGGAAAAGAAGTCTTTGAGCATACCATTCGCTATTTTCAATACCAGCTGGATAAATATAAGGTTGAGATATGTCTGCAAAGAGAGCCTGGGATCGAAGAATTAAAAGGATACGATGATGTGGTGTTGGCCACTGGCATTAAACCCAGGATTCCAGATATTGAAGGAATTGATCATCCAAAAGTGATGATTTATATGGATGCCATTATGCAACGGCGTGAGGTAGGGCAGACAGTTGCCATCATCGGT contains:
- a CDS encoding DMT family transporter, with the protein product MTSLKVNSALAATIVLWASAFVGIRYGLTTYSPGSLALLRFIVASFSMAVIYRSMKIKKSVQWMDRLQLLFLGMVGIGLYNICLNYGEMTVSAGMASFIIGLMPVMTIIMSVFFLKEQQGMVVWFGVAVSFLGLFIIILGEQTQVQLSGGVWIIVISAFTGAVYSLMSRHYLQRYHPVAVTSWIIWGGTLMLMMFFPALAGEILQANSQATLAVIYMGVFPAALAYVAWSYVLNHLPASNAAMYLYGLPIVSTLMGFIFLHEMPSLLSFIGGLIALAGAFIANRFRLSQSLKTNHAAIGNISSAKV
- a CDS encoding DMT family transporter is translated as MQIKKYPTWIGYTALVFWALAAPFAVRIKNIPVFETLTIVFTVSFLFSATRLTLLKQWSKLKQPWLLWLIGFLGIYGNDLLYLAAFKHAPAAQADLINYLWPVIVILFTGLLPDEKLSLRHIIAASMGFAGVFVLINKNGQGFDSQYLFGYILAFLDAIVWSVYTLVARRYGKSPVEMIGMYCGVGALCSLIIHFYFEPHYLPTGSQWIILIMMGMTTQCLAYFFWDFGIKRGDFKLLSILSYGNPILSIGFLIFFGMAEPTIELIIACLLVTAGGIIGIIPWQSLYYRWLHGWSLEIATNENDSR
- a CDS encoding NADPH-dependent 2,4-dienoyl-CoA reductase, with product MELVVDNPPFKSLMEPLDLGFTQLKNRLLMGSMHTGLEEDKESLHRLAMFYRDRALGGVGLIVTGGFAPNRSGRLAPFSAKLTNKKEQRRHELISHTVHEAGGKIALQILHAGRYGYHPFIVAPSGLKSPISPFKPWVMTHARILKTIQHFARCARLAKNAGYDGVEIMGSEGYLINQFIVAHTNRRQDAWGGSFAKRMRFPVEVVRAVREAVGDDFIIIYRLSMLDLIAEGSSWEEIVSLAKAIEEAGATLINTGIGWHEARIPTIATMVPAAAFAEVTRRIKPELNIPVITSNRINTPEVANRLIEDGFADMVSMARPFLADAQFAEKAKIGESEAINVCIACNQACLDQVFQNKTASCLVNPRACNETELVYQTAHKPKKIAVVGAGPAGLAFAAVAAERGHLVTLFEKSDVLGGQFNLSKRIPGKEVFEHTIRYFQYQLDKYKVEICLQREPGIEELKGYDDVVLATGIKPRIPDIEGIDHPKVMIYMDAIMQRREVGQTVAIIGAGGIGFDVAEFLTHERNAPPEHFYAEWGIDLEVKHRGGLKTPEIKPSSRTVYLLQRKKEKLGKRLGKTTGWIHRLSLKHKQVQMISGVVYERIDNEGIHVRIDDKTELLKVDSVIICAGQIELNDLFEPLKKAGITTHLIGGAYKALELDARHAIDQACRLAAII